ACGCACTGGTCGCGTCGTGGCTGCCCGGAACCGAGGGCGCCGGGGTCGCGGACGTGCTGTTCGGCAAGACCCCGTTCAGCGGGCGCCTCCCGGTGAGCTGGCCGCGCGCGGAGGACCAGCAACCGTTGAACGTCGGCGATGCGTCGTACAACCCGCAGTACCCGTTCGGCTGGGGTCTCACGACCCAAGCCGCAGCCCGTGCCGCGCTGACCGACGCCCGCAACACCCTGCTGCGCAAGCACGATCCGTACGCGGTGGCGGCCGGGATCGCAGCGGGTGTCGCACTCCAGGTCCGCGACTGGTCGGGGCCGCAGGCAACCATCGCGTTGGCGGCGAGCGCTCAGGCCGCCAAGTTCCTGGAGCGCACCAAGTCGGACACCTTCGCCGAGGACGATGCGGTCGTCGGCGTGGCGCGGTGGATGGCGCAGAATCACGTCGGCCAGAACCTGAACGAGCCGGCATCGAAGCTCATCTCCGATGCCGACCACGCTCTGCTCAGCGGGCAGCTGAGCACCGCGGTCACGAAGCTGACAGCGGCTTCCAGGTAAGACAAGTGTTGGCCGGGACGGTGACCCCTCATCCGTCCCGGCCAACACCCCCCAGGCGCGCTACTCCCCCCGCACGCCGTCCCCGTGCTTACCGGCCGATCTTCGCGGCCGCCTGGCGCGCGAGCTTGTCGAAGTTCGGCGCGGGCACTCCCGGGCCCATCTCGCTGAACGCCAGCACCGAGACGTTGCGGCCCTTCAGCGTGACGGCGTACGGGAAGCCGCCTGCCTCGCTGCCCGGGTCGTTCGGCTTCGGGTAGTCGTACCAGCGGATGACCTGCGTGAGGTCGCCCGAGGCGCCCTTGACCACGCGGTTCTCGGTGATCTTCCGCGCGTGCGTCGGCGCCGGCTTGCTGTACGTGCAGCTCTTCAGCGTCGCGATGATCGAGTTGTACGCCGCCCGCGCGGTCGCCGCGTTCGCGTACTGGCTGACGTACTGTGCGCCGTACGCGTCCATCTCGTCGGTGAATCCGCGAGCCATCCGCGCCGAAACCTTCTTGCCCTCGGTCGACGCCGGGCCGCAGTAGGTCTTCGGCAGAATCCCCCTGTCGACCTGCCGGATCCAGTCCCGCCGCGCGTCCGCCTTCTTGACCTCGCCGACGGTCAGCATCGACGACCGGCTCAGCGCCGTCGCGGATACCGCCTGCTCGGTGGCGGCGTCCGCGTTCCGCAGGCCGGCGGCACCGACGCCGCCGGCCACCGCGAGTGCGGCCACCCCTGCCACTACGGCCAACCGGAACCTGCCCCCAGTCATCACCTTCATGTTCCAATCCCCCTCGTTGGTCGGTTCGGACAGGTAGACGCAGGCTCCGGCAAAAAGGTTCGAAACGGTCTAGACCGCCGCGAATTCCCGCTCGCGGACGTCCGGCGCGGGCCCGTTCGCGACCTTGTTCGGCCACCAGGCCTTCCGGCCGAGCAGGACCATGATCGAGGGCAGCATCACGATCCGGACCAGCGTCGCGTCGATCAGGACGGCCACGGCCAGGCCTACTCCCATCTGCTTCATCTCGAGCATCCCGAGAGTGGCGAAGACGGCGAACACCGAGACCATCACCGCGGCCGCGCTCGTCACCACACCTGCCGACTCGGTGATGCCCTTGCGGACGGCCTCGCGTGGCGTCAGCCCGTCCGCGACCCCTTCGCGGATCCGGCCGAGGACGAACACGTGGTAGTCCATCGACAACCCGACCAGGATGACGAACAGGAACAGCGGGATCCACGACACCACGAACCCGGCCGACGTGAACCCGAGCAGCCCTTCGGCCCACGAGTGCTGGAAGACCAGCGCCAGTACGCCGAAGCAGGCAGCGACCGAGGCCAGGTTCAGCAAGGTCGTCACCACCGCGATCGCCACGCTCCGGAAGGTCACCGCCATCATCACCAGCGTCAACGCCAGCACGAACGCGATCACGAACGGCAGCCGGTCCCGCTGGTTGTTGCCGTAGTCAACCGACTCCGCCGACTCGCCGCCGACCGCCCAGGTCGTCGACCCCAGCGCCGCCGGCGCCAACTCCGTCCGCAACTGACTCAGTGCGGCGTCCGCGTTCGCGCTGCTCTCAGGAAGCACCGACACCAACGTCAGCACCGCGGTCCCCTCCGCCTGCTTCACCGTCTCGCCCGGCGGCACGACGAACTTGCCGCTCTGTACGGCGGACTCCTGCAGCCTTGTCAACGCCGCGACCGCACCCTCGCCCTGCGCGACGACCGCGTACGAAAGACCGCCCTGGGACGGGAAGTTCGCCTGCAGATCCTTCAGCGTGCGTACTTCGGGGATGCTCTGCGGCAGCGTGTTCAGATCGGCCGGCTCGGTCTTCATCCCGAGTGCTGGTACGGCGAGCGCCACGACCGCGATCGCGGACAGCGACAGGGCGGCGCGCGGGTAACGCAGTACCGGAGCCAGGATGCGACGGCTGATGCCACCCGGACCGATGCGACGGTTGAGCCGCCACAGCAGCGGGACGCGCGGCCGGTCGACCCGGTGACCCAGCTTCGCGAGCAGCGCGGGCAACACAGTCAGCGAACCGAGCACCGCCACCGCGACGACCACGATCGTTGCCGTCGCCATCGATGTGAAGGTCGCGTCCTGGGAAACGTACAAGCCGGCCATCGAGACGATCACGGCGAGACCGGACACGACCACCGAGTGCCCCGAGGTGGCCGCGGCGATCTCGACCGCTTGCAGGGTGTTGCGACCCTTGAGACGTTCCTCGCGTTCACGTTTGAGGTAGAACAGCGAGTAGTCGACGCCGACCGCCATCCCGATCAGCAGTACGACGTTCGCCACCGAGCCGCCATCCGGGAACAGATAGGACAGCGGCGCGTAGAAGCCGAGGGCGGCACCGACTGCCGAGAACGCCAGCAGGACCGGGATCCCGGCCGCGATCAGCGCGCCGAAGGCGAGCAGCATCAGCACGAACGTGATCGGCAGGCTGAGCTTCTCCGCCTTCGCGAGGTCGGAACCGACCTGCTTCCAGATCCCCGCGTCGACCGACCCGCTGCCGGCCTGCGTGATGCTCAGGTCGGGGTTCGCCTGCTGCACCTCGGCGGTGGTGGCGACGATCTTCTCGATGTGGTCGGAGGCGTCGTCCGCCGTACCTTTCAATTCCATCGGAACGAGTGCGGCCTTGCCGTTCTCCGACCAGACAGGCTGTCCGACGGACTGGATCGAGTCCAGTGCCGCGAGCTTCTGCTGGAGCTGAGCGATCGCCGCACTCGCGGCTGCCTTGTCCAGCTGTCCGTCCGGGTCGGTCAGCAGAACGGTCTCGGTCGGGTGCTCGGCCAGTCCTGCCTTCTCGATCATTTCCGCGGCCTGGCCGGACTGGCCGACCCAGGTGTCCTTGTTCTCGGCCTGCTGCTTCGGGATGACCACCGACATCCCGACCGCGACGACGACGAGCAGCAGCCAGAGGCCGATCGCCCGCCATGGATGAGTAGCACTCCAGCGCGCAATGCGCACAGTTACTGGTCCCCTGCTCACCCTGTCCCCACCTCTCCGTTGGTTCGGTCAGGACGAGCCTGGCCCGAGCACGGAAGGAACTCAGGAGCCTTGAGCCCCCCGAGGGGGTGGACCTAGGCCCACCCTGCGACCGGCTCCGCGGTGCGGGAGCGGAGGCGGCGGAGCATGCGGGCGTCCTCGAAGCCGACGGTGCGGGCGGCGGATTCGACCGTGGTGCCGTGGCCGATGAGGTGTTCGGCTCGTTCCAGGCGGAGGAGTTGCTGGT
This Kribbella sp. NBC_00482 DNA region includes the following protein-coding sequences:
- a CDS encoding MMPL family transporter → MRIARWSATHPWRAIGLWLLLVVVAVGMSVVIPKQQAENKDTWVGQSGQAAEMIEKAGLAEHPTETVLLTDPDGQLDKAAASAAIAQLQQKLAALDSIQSVGQPVWSENGKAALVPMELKGTADDASDHIEKIVATTAEVQQANPDLSITQAGSGSVDAGIWKQVGSDLAKAEKLSLPITFVLMLLAFGALIAAGIPVLLAFSAVGAALGFYAPLSYLFPDGGSVANVVLLIGMAVGVDYSLFYLKREREERLKGRNTLQAVEIAAATSGHSVVVSGLAVIVSMAGLYVSQDATFTSMATATIVVVAVAVLGSLTVLPALLAKLGHRVDRPRVPLLWRLNRRIGPGGISRRILAPVLRYPRAALSLSAIAVVALAVPALGMKTEPADLNTLPQSIPEVRTLKDLQANFPSQGGLSYAVVAQGEGAVAALTRLQESAVQSGKFVVPPGETVKQAEGTAVLTLVSVLPESSANADAALSQLRTELAPAALGSTTWAVGGESAESVDYGNNQRDRLPFVIAFVLALTLVMMAVTFRSVAIAVVTTLLNLASVAACFGVLALVFQHSWAEGLLGFTSAGFVVSWIPLFLFVILVGLSMDYHVFVLGRIREGVADGLTPREAVRKGITESAGVVTSAAAVMVSVFAVFATLGMLEMKQMGVGLAVAVLIDATLVRIVMLPSIMVLLGRKAWWPNKVANGPAPDVREREFAAV